A genome region from Marinobacter panjinensis includes the following:
- a CDS encoding response regulator — protein MSDVKASILVVDDDLAIRELLQEHLSRVGYDVTTAAEGDAMRQQLTQAKVDLIVLDIMMPGDDGFTLCREIREHSQVPIIMLTASSDETDRVVGLEIGADDYLAKPFSARELQARVKALLRRSSFTRADNPRFVCFDRWRLDTLAHELISDQGKASPISGADFALLQLFLAHPNEVLDRDTISGVTRGRESMPLDRVVDVAVSRLRQRLGDQGRNPRLIKTVRGAGYLLAATVTHAAE, from the coding sequence ATGTCTGATGTAAAAGCATCGATTCTTGTTGTGGACGACGACCTGGCGATACGTGAGCTATTGCAGGAACACCTGTCCCGCGTTGGTTACGACGTGACGACAGCCGCCGAGGGTGATGCCATGCGCCAACAACTCACCCAGGCAAAAGTGGACCTGATCGTGCTCGACATCATGATGCCCGGCGACGATGGCTTTACGCTTTGCCGGGAAATTCGCGAGCATTCCCAGGTGCCCATTATCATGCTGACGGCGAGCTCCGATGAAACGGACCGGGTGGTGGGTCTGGAAATCGGTGCCGACGATTATCTGGCCAAACCGTTCAGTGCCCGTGAACTGCAGGCCAGGGTCAAGGCGTTGTTGCGGCGCTCAAGCTTCACCCGGGCAGACAACCCCAGGTTTGTTTGCTTTGATCGTTGGCGCCTGGACACGCTGGCCCACGAGCTCATCTCCGACCAGGGAAAAGCCAGCCCGATTTCGGGTGCCGACTTTGCCCTGTTGCAGCTTTTTCTCGCTCACCCCAATGAAGTGCTGGACCGTGACACCATCTCGGGTGTTACCCGAGGCCGGGAATCCATGCCGCTTGACCGTGTTGTGGATGTTGCGGTCAGCCGCCTGCGCCAGCGCCTTGGGGATCAGGGGCGTAACCCCAGGCTGATCAAGACGGTGCGCGGGGCAGGGTACCTGCTGGCGGCAACGGTGACTCATGCCGCGGAATGA
- a CDS encoding substrate-binding periplasmic protein, with the protein MDLRPVVLGVIGTVALSVAHARPPVLNVYTFASSPYQIPALAGPGNAKVVGETVDTVTCAASQAGWSTRIRITPQNRAVHSLRRNLIDGYFAIDPSTELDTTAKRTNPVTLEKWYFFTTEPVVVPESARIGVVDGSNEKDWLEDNGFDVFMSVSMPSQLVALLKRGRIDAALMDRRAMIELQAPDRSGAGELNAYFLRYAPLYMYLSENFTANNPDFLPTFNKFLPACMEGQITLSADEEARIKHLAEQLFSEIDSMLNLQQAIDAGPRMENLTDVLTFDTMWQALAPGQASELAKAILELPGSRALFAWKLTHSDMVTEALLTNDLGTLVAMSALSSDYWQGDEPKFTRVIENIKAGSTGLDAMAISDIRYDASTSRFQVTVSAPVGPVSEGMPKGMLALGLDIERALGNRDMD; encoded by the coding sequence ATGGATCTACGGCCTGTGGTACTGGGTGTCATCGGCACAGTTGCCCTGTCTGTCGCTCACGCCCGGCCCCCTGTACTCAACGTCTATACATTTGCATCATCGCCTTACCAGATTCCGGCACTGGCAGGCCCTGGCAACGCAAAGGTGGTGGGCGAGACGGTAGATACAGTCACCTGTGCAGCGAGCCAGGCCGGTTGGTCGACCCGCATTCGGATCACGCCGCAAAATCGGGCCGTACACTCGTTGCGACGAAACCTGATCGATGGCTACTTTGCCATAGATCCCTCCACAGAACTTGATACCACCGCGAAAAGAACCAATCCGGTCACGCTTGAGAAATGGTATTTTTTCACCACTGAGCCGGTTGTGGTGCCAGAATCTGCCCGTATCGGGGTAGTCGACGGCAGTAATGAGAAAGACTGGCTTGAAGACAACGGCTTTGACGTTTTCATGAGCGTTTCCATGCCGAGCCAGTTGGTCGCCCTGCTGAAACGCGGCCGAATCGACGCCGCCCTGATGGACAGGCGGGCCATGATTGAGCTGCAAGCTCCAGACAGATCAGGCGCTGGCGAACTGAATGCCTACTTTCTCCGTTACGCACCCTTGTATATGTATCTCAGTGAAAACTTCACCGCCAACAATCCTGATTTCCTGCCCACTTTCAATAAGTTCCTGCCCGCCTGCATGGAAGGCCAGATTACACTCTCTGCCGATGAAGAAGCACGCATCAAGCACCTTGCAGAGCAACTATTCAGCGAAATTGACAGCATGCTCAACCTGCAACAGGCCATTGACGCCGGGCCCCGAATGGAAAACCTGACCGATGTGCTGACCTTCGACACCATGTGGCAAGCACTCGCCCCCGGGCAAGCCTCCGAACTTGCCAAAGCGATACTTGAGCTGCCCGGATCACGAGCTCTTTTTGCCTGGAAGCTGACTCATAGCGACATGGTCACAGAGGCTCTGCTGACCAACGACCTGGGCACACTGGTCGCCATGAGCGCGCTTAGTTCTGATTACTGGCAGGGCGACGAACCCAAGTTCACCCGGGTCATTGAAAATATCAAGGCAGGCTCAACCGGTCTGGACGCCATGGCCATATCGGACATCCGGTACGACGCCTCCACCTCCCGTTTTCAGGTAACGGTCAGCGCGCCTGTGGGGCCGGTTTCAGAGGGTATGCCCAAGGGTATGCTCGCGCTGGGGCTGGATATTGAAAGGGCACTCGGGAACCGTGATATGGACTGA
- a CDS encoding carbohydrate ABC transporter permease, whose amino-acid sequence MTDVVRTGFRPSRIAIYGVLLLACLVYLIPLIIMLITSFKTPMDIRTGNLLALPTDWTVMGWTKAWSEACTGVQCDGVKGYFWNSFKMTVPAVLISTLLGAFNGYVLSKWKFKGSDLMFGMLLFGCFVPFQVVLLPMAATLGKLGLANTTTGLVLVHVIYGVAFTTLFFRNYYVAIPDALIKAARLDGAGFFTIFFRILLPLSTPIFMVSLIWQFTQIWNDFLFGVVFASGDSQPITVALNNLVNTSTGVKEYNVDMAAAMIAALPTLVVYIVAGKYFIRGLTAGSVKG is encoded by the coding sequence ATGACTGATGTGGTTCGTACCGGCTTTCGTCCCAGTCGTATTGCCATATACGGAGTGCTGCTGCTGGCGTGTCTGGTGTACCTGATTCCGCTGATCATCATGCTGATTACCAGCTTCAAGACGCCTATGGATATCCGTACCGGCAACCTGCTGGCACTGCCCACCGACTGGACCGTTATGGGCTGGACCAAGGCCTGGTCCGAGGCCTGTACCGGTGTGCAATGCGACGGGGTCAAAGGCTACTTCTGGAATTCGTTCAAGATGACCGTGCCTGCGGTGCTGATTTCCACACTGCTGGGTGCCTTTAACGGTTACGTGCTGTCCAAGTGGAAGTTCAAGGGCTCTGACCTGATGTTCGGCATGCTGCTGTTTGGCTGCTTTGTGCCGTTCCAGGTGGTGCTGCTGCCCATGGCGGCCACCCTCGGCAAACTTGGGCTGGCGAACACGACAACCGGGCTGGTGCTGGTCCACGTGATCTACGGAGTGGCATTTACCACACTGTTTTTCCGTAACTACTACGTGGCCATTCCCGATGCCCTGATCAAGGCCGCGCGGCTGGACGGGGCCGGTTTCTTCACCATCTTCTTCCGCATCCTGCTGCCCCTGTCCACGCCGATTTTCATGGTGTCGCTGATCTGGCAGTTCACCCAGATCTGGAACGACTTCCTGTTCGGGGTGGTCTTCGCCAGTGGCGACAGCCAGCCCATAACGGTGGCCCTGAACAATCTGGTGAACACCAGTACCGGGGTGAAGGAATACAACGTGGATATGGCCGCCGCCATGATCGCCGCGCTGCCAACACTGGTGGTGTACATCGTGGCAGGCAAGTACTTCATACGCGGCCTGACGGCCGGCTCGGTTAAAGGGTAG
- a CDS encoding carbohydrate porin → MNTCKSNRTIRNSGIINGRRLAIAVSVASLGLCASQVQAQDQESVEERLSALEQQLAEVEPHARGDQGFSFNTYARSGLLLNSDGKSAPGGPYLTPAGSVGGAVGRLGNEPDTYLEAILNYKNVAENGTRSHYRLMIADSSTSSNDWTAGDGALNVRQAYVEFSNLAGFTGIFEDASIWAGKRFDRDLDFDIHWLDSDIVFLGGTGAGLYDVTFSESVKSNFSLYGRSFLDFPSDPDSTDGTSDTDNLILTANNYFGNVQWLINGMSAADNDERVVGGVMEAADSGVQTMLAYHGDSFFGLSDGSFKVALLHGQGLGAEVKNLGADGNLHEEAVSTRIAAYGTTRLSDSWRIAPAIMAETSEDRYVEGDEYQWLTFNTRLANELGANFEMQYEASWQIMDLQTQGYEGRGDVDGDYARFTIAPTFKPQVGGFWNRPEIRVFASYSTWDDELNRYDGGDALGQEDFGGSQWTFGTQMEVWF, encoded by the coding sequence ATGAATACCTGTAAATCGAATCGTACTATCCGGAATAGTGGCATCATCAACGGTCGCCGACTGGCGATTGCTGTGAGCGTGGCGTCATTGGGGCTGTGTGCCAGCCAGGTGCAGGCCCAGGATCAGGAGAGCGTGGAAGAGCGCCTGTCGGCCCTGGAGCAGCAGCTGGCAGAGGTCGAGCCCCATGCCCGGGGCGACCAGGGCTTCTCATTCAACACCTACGCCCGCTCGGGGCTGCTTCTCAACAGTGATGGCAAGAGCGCGCCAGGCGGCCCCTATCTGACACCGGCCGGCTCGGTTGGCGGGGCTGTTGGCCGGTTGGGTAACGAGCCGGACACTTACCTGGAAGCCATCCTCAACTACAAGAACGTGGCGGAGAATGGCACCAGGTCCCATTACCGCCTGATGATTGCTGATTCTTCCACTTCCTCGAACGACTGGACCGCCGGTGATGGCGCCCTGAACGTGCGCCAGGCCTACGTGGAATTCAGCAACCTGGCCGGTTTTACCGGTATTTTTGAAGACGCGTCCATCTGGGCTGGTAAGCGCTTTGACCGGGACCTTGATTTTGACATCCACTGGCTCGACAGCGATATCGTCTTTCTGGGGGGCACCGGTGCCGGTCTCTATGATGTAACGTTCAGCGAGTCGGTGAAGTCCAACTTTTCACTCTACGGTCGCAGCTTTCTGGACTTTCCGTCCGACCCTGACTCCACGGACGGCACCTCGGATACCGACAACCTGATTCTCACTGCCAACAACTACTTCGGCAATGTTCAGTGGCTGATCAACGGCATGTCCGCTGCGGATAACGATGAGCGTGTTGTCGGCGGCGTTATGGAAGCGGCCGATTCCGGTGTACAAACCATGCTGGCCTACCACGGCGACAGTTTCTTCGGACTGTCCGACGGCAGCTTCAAGGTGGCGCTGTTACACGGCCAGGGCCTGGGTGCGGAGGTCAAGAACCTTGGCGCCGACGGCAACCTGCACGAAGAGGCCGTCAGTACCCGAATAGCTGCCTACGGTACCACCCGGCTGAGCGATAGCTGGCGTATTGCCCCGGCCATCATGGCGGAAACCAGCGAGGACCGTTATGTGGAAGGGGATGAGTACCAGTGGCTAACCTTCAACACCCGCCTGGCTAACGAACTGGGCGCCAACTTCGAAATGCAGTACGAGGCCTCCTGGCAGATCATGGATCTGCAGACGCAGGGCTACGAGGGGCGCGGTGACGTCGACGGCGACTACGCCCGTTTCACCATTGCACCAACCTTCAAGCCACAGGTCGGCGGCTTCTGGAATCGCCCGGAGATCCGTGTCTTCGCCAGCTACTCCACCTGGGATGATGAGCTTAACCGCTATGACGGCGGCGACGCCCTGGGCCAGGAAGACTTTGGTGGCAGCCAGTGGACCTTTGGTACCCAGATGGAAGTATGGTTCTGA
- a CDS encoding ABC transporter ATP-binding protein, which yields MAQLELRDIRKTYAGALDETLKGINIDIASGEFLTLVGPSGCGKSTLMNSIAGLETITGGSIVVDGKDISGMEPKDRDIAMVFQSYALYPTMSVRENIAFGLKIRGMPKEEIRQEVERVADLLQISPLLDKKPSRLSGGQQQRVAMGRALARRPKIYLFDEPLSNLDAKLRVEMRTEIKKLHQRLKTTIVYVTHDQIEAMTLADRIAVLKDGELQQLGTPKEVYDTPENLFVASFMGSPSMSFIGVTVDKLEVGLSVTVEGSDGRTLALPAPEYLESWAGKRVVLGIRPEHISQPDEQKRDSRMVAEGRFTVEVTEPTGPDVLAIIRLNGIDVQCRLDAEHPVNWGEEAELMFDMRKVVFFDPESEKRIRPQ from the coding sequence ATGGCACAACTTGAACTGCGGGACATCCGCAAGACTTACGCAGGCGCCCTGGACGAGACCCTCAAGGGCATCAACATAGACATCGCATCCGGTGAGTTCCTGACCCTGGTCGGACCATCAGGCTGCGGCAAATCCACGCTGATGAACAGCATCGCCGGCCTGGAAACCATCACCGGCGGGTCGATTGTGGTGGATGGCAAAGACATCTCGGGCATGGAGCCGAAGGACCGTGACATCGCCATGGTGTTCCAGTCCTACGCGCTCTATCCCACCATGTCGGTGCGCGAGAACATCGCATTTGGCCTCAAGATTCGCGGCATGCCGAAAGAGGAAATCCGTCAGGAAGTGGAGCGGGTTGCCGACCTGCTGCAGATATCCCCGTTGCTGGACAAGAAGCCCTCGCGGCTTTCGGGCGGGCAGCAACAGCGTGTGGCCATGGGGCGGGCTTTGGCCCGCAGGCCCAAGATCTACCTGTTCGACGAGCCGCTTTCCAACCTGGACGCCAAGCTGCGGGTGGAAATGCGTACCGAGATCAAGAAGCTGCATCAGCGCCTGAAAACCACCATCGTGTACGTCACCCACGACCAGATCGAGGCCATGACCCTGGCGGACAGGATTGCGGTGCTCAAAGACGGCGAGCTGCAGCAACTGGGAACGCCAAAGGAAGTCTACGACACCCCGGAGAATCTGTTCGTCGCCAGCTTCATGGGGTCGCCCTCGATGAGCTTTATTGGTGTAACCGTTGATAAATTGGAGGTGGGCCTGTCAGTGACGGTTGAAGGAAGCGACGGCCGCACACTGGCTTTGCCGGCGCCGGAGTATCTGGAAAGCTGGGCCGGCAAACGGGTGGTACTTGGCATCCGCCCGGAACACATAAGCCAGCCTGACGAACAGAAAAGGGATAGCCGGATGGTGGCAGAGGGGCGGTTCACGGTGGAAGTCACCGAACCGACCGGGCCAGACGTGCTCGCGATCATCCGCCTCAACGGTATTGATGTGCAGTGCCGGCTGGATGCAGAACACCCGGTCAACTGGGGCGAAGAGGCCGAACTGATGTTCGATATGAGAAAAGTCGTGTTCTTCGACCCCGAGAGCGAGAAACGCATCCGCCCGCAATAA
- a CDS encoding HAD family hydrolase, with protein sequence MTRFSDGLPAPSVLMFDWHGTLVDTHDAMFSAMEEMLPQLEDLGLVDRLLPEDKCRTADDARLVRYIRIFRRLHPRILAERRVSRTDIFNAIFGDDKEARLIAHEAYNHCYRKYFGKVKPFQQGAYEYLTALKEMGLRLAVSTNRNREFLDKELKMVDEGRWQNLFDVTVCADDVTEYKPDPEVITRALEKLGLPVDQRAWYVGDSYVDMLTANRAGVSGVFYNGACWESGRIDSWFSHRDAPSAILDSFEDLINLLALLERQEPNAFRAPPAEVRPRPYPRPEPPQPRIEPDWHPAVVSLIRPSVVLFDWHATLVDTLDAMYHAVDDMFPEFEELGLTDRMLAPEDSKTPEDARLVAYVREFAKLHPKVRADRKISRTDIFEVLFGEDQDAKQIAHKVFNRHYREHYGTVKAFEPKVRAVLEGLRRIGIQVGVITNRDREFFEHELAAVDDTGWTHLFDVDVCGDDTPLRKPHPDQLYLAVQKLDYPPDPSVWYVGDSTTDVIAAKRAGMTAVFFNGAQWDLPWLNRIFPGTHKHPDKPDVVVNDFSEFWALVLACEIGPP encoded by the coding sequence GTGACGAGATTCAGCGATGGATTGCCTGCACCATCAGTGCTGATGTTCGACTGGCACGGCACGTTGGTGGATACCCACGACGCCATGTTCAGTGCCATGGAAGAGATGCTTCCGCAGCTGGAGGATCTGGGCCTGGTGGACAGGTTGTTACCTGAAGACAAATGCCGCACCGCCGATGACGCTCGCCTGGTGCGTTACATCCGGATATTCCGTCGCTTGCATCCGCGGATTCTGGCGGAGCGGCGGGTATCCCGTACCGATATTTTCAATGCCATCTTTGGTGACGACAAAGAGGCCAGGTTGATAGCCCACGAGGCCTACAATCACTGCTACCGAAAATATTTCGGAAAGGTAAAGCCGTTCCAGCAGGGCGCTTACGAATACCTTACGGCTCTGAAAGAGATGGGACTCCGGCTCGCGGTGTCGACTAACCGCAACCGGGAGTTTCTGGATAAAGAGCTGAAAATGGTCGACGAAGGGCGCTGGCAGAACCTTTTTGATGTCACGGTCTGCGCCGATGACGTGACCGAGTACAAACCCGATCCCGAAGTCATCACCCGCGCCCTGGAGAAGCTGGGTCTGCCGGTGGACCAGCGGGCCTGGTATGTGGGCGACAGTTATGTGGACATGCTCACCGCCAACCGGGCGGGAGTTTCGGGAGTTTTCTATAACGGCGCCTGCTGGGAGTCCGGGCGGATTGACAGTTGGTTCAGTCACCGGGATGCGCCTTCGGCGATTCTCGACAGCTTTGAGGATCTGATCAACCTGCTGGCACTGCTTGAACGCCAGGAGCCGAATGCTTTTAGGGCACCCCCTGCCGAAGTTCGCCCAAGACCTTACCCGCGCCCGGAACCTCCCCAGCCTCGTATTGAGCCGGACTGGCATCCTGCGGTTGTCAGTCTGATTCGGCCATCGGTGGTGTTGTTTGACTGGCATGCGACTCTGGTGGATACCCTGGACGCCATGTACCACGCGGTGGATGACATGTTTCCCGAATTTGAGGAACTGGGGCTGACAGACCGGATGCTGGCACCGGAAGACAGTAAAACTCCCGAGGATGCCCGCCTGGTGGCCTATGTTCGAGAGTTTGCGAAACTGCACCCCAAGGTGCGGGCGGACCGCAAGATCTCACGGACGGATATTTTTGAAGTGCTGTTCGGTGAAGACCAGGACGCGAAACAGATTGCCCATAAGGTGTTCAACCGTCATTACCGGGAACACTACGGTACGGTGAAAGCCTTTGAGCCCAAAGTGCGGGCCGTGCTTGAGGGGTTGCGGCGTATTGGCATTCAGGTGGGAGTGATCACCAATCGCGACCGGGAGTTTTTCGAACACGAACTGGCTGCGGTGGACGATACCGGCTGGACACACCTGTTCGATGTGGATGTGTGCGGCGACGACACGCCATTGCGAAAGCCTCACCCGGACCAGCTCTATCTCGCGGTGCAAAAGCTGGACTACCCGCCGGACCCGAGCGTGTGGTACGTCGGCGACAGCACTACCGATGTGATTGCTGCCAAGCGTGCCGGCATGACCGCAGTGTTCTTTAACGGCGCGCAATGGGATCTGCCCTGGTTGAACCGGATTTTTCCGGGCACCCACAAACACCCGGATAAACCGGATGTGGTGGTTAACGACTTTTCAGAGTTCTGGGCGCTGGTTCTGGCCTGTGAGATCGGGCCCCCATGA
- a CDS encoding ABC transporter substrate-binding protein yields the protein MNTFKRNLTALAVSAALMPTAAVHAGEVEVLHWWTAGGEARAAAALKEMMEEQGHTWKDFAVAGGGGEAAMTVLKTRAVSGNPPAAAQIKGLDIREWAELGFLTSLDSVAESENWDQLIPPMISDVMKYEGKYVAVPVNVHRVNWLWVNPKVMEDVGVEVPTTLDEFFEVADKLKAEGYIPLAHGGQPWQDATVFDAVALAELGPDDYRKAFVDHDMDVINSEKMEEVFSQFARVMSYVDDDAAGRDWNTATGMVIRGEAAMQIMGDWAKGEFTAAELTPGEDYLCAPAPGTEGQFTFNVDSFAMFRLSEEEDIKAQKDLARTILEPEFQTLFNQNKGSIPVRTDMDMGAFDTCAQASMETFKSSADDGGLVPSFSHGLATTSYIQGQIFDVVTNFVNSNNPDPAKTTDQLAAAIQSAM from the coding sequence ATGAATACGTTCAAGCGAAATCTGACAGCCCTGGCGGTGTCTGCCGCCCTGATGCCAACAGCGGCCGTTCACGCCGGTGAAGTGGAAGTGCTGCACTGGTGGACAGCCGGCGGGGAAGCACGGGCAGCCGCTGCACTTAAGGAAATGATGGAAGAACAGGGGCACACCTGGAAGGACTTTGCGGTCGCCGGCGGCGGTGGTGAAGCGGCTATGACCGTGCTGAAAACCCGCGCCGTATCCGGTAATCCACCTGCGGCGGCCCAGATCAAGGGCCTCGATATCCGGGAATGGGCGGAACTCGGTTTTCTGACGAGTCTGGACAGTGTGGCCGAATCTGAAAACTGGGATCAGCTTATTCCGCCAATGATTTCCGATGTCATGAAGTATGAAGGCAAGTACGTTGCCGTGCCTGTGAACGTTCACCGGGTGAACTGGCTGTGGGTGAACCCGAAGGTCATGGAAGATGTCGGCGTTGAAGTTCCCACCACACTGGATGAGTTCTTCGAAGTGGCGGACAAGCTCAAAGCCGAGGGCTACATTCCCCTGGCGCACGGTGGCCAGCCTTGGCAGGACGCGACCGTGTTTGATGCGGTGGCACTGGCGGAACTGGGGCCTGACGATTACCGCAAGGCGTTCGTGGACCACGACATGGATGTGATCAACAGCGAAAAGATGGAAGAGGTGTTCTCCCAGTTCGCCAGGGTGATGAGTTACGTGGATGACGATGCCGCCGGCCGGGACTGGAACACGGCCACTGGCATGGTGATTCGCGGTGAGGCGGCCATGCAGATCATGGGCGACTGGGCCAAGGGTGAGTTCACTGCAGCGGAACTGACGCCAGGTGAAGACTACCTGTGCGCGCCGGCACCGGGCACAGAAGGCCAGTTCACCTTTAACGTCGATTCCTTCGCCATGTTCAGGCTGTCAGAAGAAGAGGACATCAAAGCTCAGAAGGATCTGGCCCGTACCATCCTGGAACCTGAATTCCAGACCCTGTTCAACCAGAACAAGGGTTCCATACCGGTTCGTACCGATATGGATATGGGCGCGTTTGACACCTGTGCCCAGGCGTCAATGGAGACGTTCAAGTCCAGTGCCGACGACGGTGGCCTGGTACCGAGCTTCTCCCATGGCCTGGCGACCACAAGCTACATCCAGGGCCAGATCTTCGACGTGGTCACCAACTTCGTCAACTCCAACAACCCGGACCCGGCAAAAACCACGGACCAGTTGGCAGCCGCCATCCAGTCCGCCATGTAA
- a CDS encoding ATP-binding protein, with translation MPRNDTGAVDTGRKVWRLVPSSLLGRILLLTLLAMGVAQVVSSVIWVGTFRAQQVEGLVNTTRNLASSAAATTQFFKSLPLQYRHIVLDQLRDMGGSRFFVSLNDKRINMRALPDSERKRLVTEEVEAVLRSRLGKSTNLYVEFVHPDDLRILNTQLPLDALPKSWAHHALTLEPIKPPVLVTQVEVATGEWLYLASLLPAPYVSLDDESIPGQQIVFILVMIGVLFPVLAWLVRRQTRPLHKLARAARDLPLDECQPPLREQGSAEIVAVTRGFNTMHRRLQSYISDRDQLFRAISHDLKTPITRLRLRADLIEDDTIRERLESDLQELELLVKGALQSMKDTDIHENVELVDIDGMLRRMAEAYTGDSPRIVVEGTCAPYRGKPLALKRCLGNLMDNAVKYGESATICVEDSPKQLVIHVRDHGPGIPEAELDRIFEPYYRLGQEHRKGHGLGLGIARNIAQSHGGDLEIANWSGGGLDVILTLPRH, from the coding sequence ATGCCGCGGAATGATACCGGGGCAGTCGACACCGGTCGCAAGGTGTGGCGCCTGGTGCCGTCGTCGCTCCTTGGTCGCATCCTGCTGCTGACACTGCTGGCAATGGGTGTTGCCCAGGTGGTTTCAAGTGTGATCTGGGTGGGCACCTTCCGTGCCCAGCAGGTGGAGGGGCTGGTCAATACCACCCGCAATCTTGCCTCTTCAGCGGCGGCAACCACTCAGTTCTTCAAATCTCTGCCGCTGCAATACCGCCATATTGTGCTGGACCAGCTGAGGGATATGGGTGGGTCCCGATTCTTCGTCTCCCTGAATGACAAGCGCATCAATATGCGTGCACTGCCAGACAGTGAACGCAAGCGGCTGGTCACAGAGGAAGTCGAGGCGGTGCTCAGGAGCAGGCTGGGGAAATCCACCAACCTGTACGTTGAGTTTGTTCACCCTGATGACCTGCGAATCCTCAATACCCAGTTGCCACTGGATGCATTGCCCAAGTCCTGGGCTCATCACGCACTGACCCTCGAGCCCATCAAACCCCCCGTGCTGGTCACCCAGGTGGAAGTGGCCACGGGGGAGTGGCTGTATCTGGCTTCATTGTTACCGGCGCCCTATGTGTCACTGGATGACGAAAGCATCCCCGGCCAGCAGATCGTGTTTATCCTGGTGATGATCGGCGTGCTCTTCCCGGTGCTGGCATGGCTGGTTCGTCGCCAGACCCGGCCGTTGCATAAACTGGCCAGGGCCGCGCGCGACCTGCCACTGGATGAATGTCAGCCGCCATTGCGGGAACAGGGCAGTGCTGAAATTGTCGCCGTTACCCGGGGTTTCAACACCATGCACCGGCGTCTGCAGAGCTACATCAGCGACCGTGACCAGCTGTTCCGGGCAATTTCCCACGACCTTAAAACCCCGATCACGAGGCTGCGCCTCCGTGCCGATCTGATTGAGGATGACACCATTCGCGAACGGCTAGAAAGCGATCTTCAGGAGCTGGAGTTGCTGGTAAAAGGTGCCCTCCAGAGCATGAAGGACACGGACATTCATGAGAATGTCGAACTCGTTGATATTGACGGCATGTTGCGTCGAATGGCGGAAGCCTACACCGGCGACAGCCCTCGCATTGTCGTGGAGGGAACCTGTGCCCCGTATCGCGGCAAGCCCCTGGCGCTGAAGCGCTGCCTGGGCAATCTGATGGATAATGCGGTCAAGTACGGGGAGTCGGCAACCATCTGCGTGGAAGACTCTCCCAAACAGCTGGTTATTCATGTTCGCGATCATGGGCCGGGTATTCCCGAGGCAGAGCTGGATCGGATTTTCGAGCCCTATTATCGGCTGGGTCAGGAACACCGGAAGGGCCATGGCCTGGGGCTCGGGATTGCCCGAAACATTGCCCAGAGCCATGGTGGCGACCTTGAAATTGCCAATTGGTCGGGCGGTGGCCTGGACGTGATTCTCACGCTTCCACGACACTGA
- a CDS encoding carbohydrate ABC transporter permease — protein sequence MEHTQRRPAGVARASSGLMDGLQRWLPKLVVAPTFILVGIGIYGYMLWTGVLSFTNSSFLPSYGFVGLDQYAKLMESERWLVASWNLAIFGGLFIGICLLIGVVLAIFLDQRIRQEGAIRTIYLYPMALSMIVTGTVWRWILNPSLGLEKLMHDWGWTSFSFDWLVNSDFAIYTIVMAAVWQASGFVMALFLAGLRGVDPSIIRAARVDGASLPVIYWKIILPSLRPVFFSSVMVLAHIAIKSFDLVMAMTSGGPGYSTDLPAVFMYAHTFTRGQMGLGSASAMLMLGAILALLVPYLYSELREKRHD from the coding sequence ATGGAACACACTCAACGTCGCCCTGCCGGGGTGGCCAGGGCATCGTCTGGCCTGATGGATGGCCTGCAGCGCTGGCTGCCCAAGCTGGTGGTGGCGCCAACCTTCATACTGGTTGGTATTGGTATCTATGGCTACATGCTATGGACCGGCGTGTTGTCGTTTACCAATTCCAGCTTTCTGCCCAGTTATGGTTTCGTCGGCCTTGATCAGTACGCCAAGCTGATGGAGAGCGAGCGCTGGCTGGTCGCATCCTGGAATCTCGCGATTTTCGGCGGGCTTTTCATCGGCATTTGTCTGTTGATCGGTGTCGTACTGGCTATTTTCCTTGACCAGCGCATCCGTCAGGAAGGCGCCATCCGGACGATCTATCTCTACCCCATGGCGCTGTCCATGATTGTAACGGGTACGGTCTGGCGATGGATTCTGAATCCGAGCCTGGGGCTGGAAAAGCTGATGCACGACTGGGGCTGGACCTCGTTCAGTTTTGACTGGCTGGTAAATTCCGATTTTGCGATCTACACCATCGTGATGGCCGCCGTATGGCAGGCTTCGGGCTTTGTCATGGCTTTGTTTCTGGCCGGCCTGCGGGGCGTTGATCCATCCATTATTCGCGCTGCAAGAGTGGATGGCGCCAGCCTGCCGGTGATCTACTGGAAGATCATCCTGCCCTCCCTGCGGCCGGTGTTTTTCAGCTCCGTGATGGTGCTGGCCCACATCGCCATCAAGAGTTTTGACCTGGTGATGGCCATGACTTCTGGTGGGCCGGGCTATTCCACCGACCTGCCTGCAGTGTTCATGTACGCCCACACCTTTACCCGCGGCCAGATGGGCCTGGGCTCTGCCAGCGCCATGCTGATGTTGGGTGCCATTCTTGCGCTGCTGGTGCCGTACCTGTATTCCGAACTGAGGGAGAAGCGCCATGACTGA